The Toxorhynchites rutilus septentrionalis strain SRP chromosome 1, ASM2978413v1, whole genome shotgun sequence genome contains the following window.
ccaattaaagatcaaatgtccaattattcgtgtcacAACAGGACTGTCCAATCAGCTAGAAGTGAATCACTGTACATTCTTCCAAAGTTCCGATTATTAAAGATTTAGTAGCTCTAGTTACCGATGTTTTACCTGGTGTATTCGCCCATTCGTACACTTAGAAAAAACCCCGgtagaaaactaccaaatatttttggtaatgcaaacattagaaggatgtacaattttttttaatatattgtcAACAATCCCACATCTCTATCAGaggttagtatattttactcgataacatagTAAACTTCAATTTTGTCATATCTCATAACTGGTCaaaaaagcgcgtattaaccatttttaaTGATGCCATAAGACAATACGGAGGTGTAATAAGAGTATAATTCTAatactttaatttttgttaggaaaatgtacccgatattgggcttacgaatcatggttctgcttgacatataggttcattagtacggtagaaaataacggtacttacgtattagcgtcaccggagccgaaattcgatagatagcaattttattgtttGCACGGGCACTCAGTTTTCTGTTCTATTATTGCTGTCTTGTTGTTGGcagtgttattattattttttagtgctacgaaaaAGAGTATTTGGGATTTGCGGTATTCACGTGTGATCGCCACCAaagcgcaatttttattatgaatttagtttttcgcaATGAGATTCATTCTGGGGCGAATTTAATTGTGACGAAGTCTCCATCtatcgaggataaggaaccgcactaaaaaatagtaaaacaatgtaaacaacaaggcaacaacaatacaaaatATAACTGAGTGCCCGTGCTAGaaataaaagtcacaggagggttgtgtccaagacacgaccgcatagttgacgtaggattccgttgggctatctgctgcacgctgattttggatatgtttgttaaactcttcgataatgatttgggttcgttttgtctggttgttaggtattgtttgttcactccaccagtgtccataaccgagtgataatgatagaaggatggtgattagtcattagatggtgcgtatcaggtaccaaagccgccctctgtggtcctggacgagatggctcctgtgttatgtatggatgaaataaagaaaaaaaagctcatcaaagcaatataagataattatcattatcgaacccaatttttctcaccagaaaaaaaagtgttactttagtatagagaaaatatatttgaaatggaaaagtaatttcattcatatttttttattttctgagtgtttattcaacccgtTTCTTTTTCGcattaaacccaacggaacacgatgctacatgcctcaatgcgaatttcaattaggctaacagcacccaatacgatatgtagagcatatttgaaatcactttttcgaatattccttcatttttccaattttgctcgtcgcatgaactttccttgggagaaaaaaaaatcgtttcatatttcaagtcattttaacacaatagctaccatacataattttacacttacagttgtgctaaaagttttacgaagcaaccaacataaaagttacaaatttaaattttatttatattctatcaagcataagttctattcagttcattgaaacatcattcttcaatcgaaagattcttattggaacgaaaaaacacttgttcatcgctcccaacttattcgccagcacgtatgcaatcagcaatgcccacgctagttacaatgagcactatccatttgtgcgcgtcgttagttaacctatcgagggtatttacatgctgatttctcccagacatcatggatttgaaatctctgttagggaatacatgtcggtgggaaaaaaaatctccccctactttcatgtatctgcaatgccaatttcccataggcagcttggttttgatgtctctgtttgggacccgccgcatatgtcgtctatttcgacctatcagaagtgggtatttccgttaggatatgggttgagatttttcaattgttcgatagttagtttcatgacatatattattttattcaatgtaaaaaattgttatggagtgccgaaattgattgacgcaaaaatatcatcaatccatcatgaaatgactgagcaataagcatttgaaattggacaattttcacggtgcgctcgattttcgattttcaatttgtaccccaatatgttcccgaaagacgtaatcctacgtcaaaattgctatctattgaatttcagctccggtgacgctaatacgtaagtaccaaaatgactatagattggtagcatttacaaaaaaaaatcgttatattgTTTCTCTTAGTGTATATTCGACGAACGGCTGTATTTATCTCTTGCTAAAATATCTGTGGTAATCATGAACACGTCGATGGCGTTTTGACAATTTCGTTCAACTTCATGCCTCATGCTCCATGAATTCATGATTTGacggataaaatcaaaacaaaccatTTTCGTGGTGTCGATTTTACGAGAGTGCGATAAAATCGAAGGGAAAATGTACGGCGGCAAGGCTCCGTTGGAGGTTCTTTCTGGAGCCAACACCAAAACATGGCTACAAGACAAATATGCACCGATCGCAGGAGGATTTTTCGGCTTCGGGGGAATGTGCTACGCGAATTGGGGCACCGGACGTCCGTTTCTGAGTGGTATGTTTGCAATTGTGATGTAACAGTTTGATTTGTTCGCCCGTAAATTGATACTCTGTTGTGAATTGTTAGGTATTCAGAGACACGTCGTTGCAACTGTGGGCTTGGCTGCTTTGGCAATGATGGTTGATAAATGGAGAAATGCATACTTTGCCGAAAAGGACGCTACTCTGCGGCATTATATTGAGTTGCATCCGGAAGATTTTCCTACTCCGGGTAAGAGCTCCATCTGTTTTCatcatttcatttcacattGGAgctgcctcgatatatattttgTCTTTTATATTTCAGAGCGTAAAAAGTTTGCCGAGGTATTCGAGTATTGGCAGCCGATTCGTTGAGAAATTGGAGCTGTTCATCGTGTAAATTACAATTATCGCTTAGAGGAGTATCAATAGGATGCATTGTTCGGGAGAGCTATtgtgaataaagaaaaaattaattgattctttcttttttcttttgaagtaGAGCTACGTCTTTCTGGAAGggtccaaatcagaaaacaagtcacgtttctatgaaataaagttaactttaataactattttcactgtgaatgaattctcatgatttgcatcccaatcgaatcggaaattctctaagattggtTTGATACACTATGCATTACAATTTACTAATCTTCAAACGGCTTAAATTCACAAAAACTGTGAAAATCTTCCTTTTTCCCCATGCATTTGTTCtatcgatttgtgtgctaaccctacccgtatttcgaatgctcttAACTCAAATATTTCTTAacaatcggaaagatgtttgcatcaattgataggaaatatttctacgcgtctatcacaattaataaaatgttatttttcattagatgaacaattgaataactgtaaaatatcaagcgttatctaaacaccataactgccaagttttgattgaccctattcacggtttccccaacacagacttcaaaatcgatgtacctgtggaaatccgctttgcaaatatacatgcaagtcgggggtattttttggtgttgaataattttgtactcgcttgtcgttgtgcagaccggaatatgtttccctaaaacgtacctTCAAACTGAgatgcctgggaaaatcgtcattccagatactagaggtgaatgaactttcgcggttcgagaaaagttgttggaaattattagcgaattcataaaatctcatgaacatgatggtataacacgacaaacataattaaagggcctatttactattaaaaagacaataaataacaaatatttttttaaatatctcgagaatggctacatttagaaggagattgataataaccttttttgttttaaataacatcaggattcataatttgtgattaaaaatgaatgCTAATATACAAAAActtgaagtttcgaaaattcctaaaaattcgatgttccacaaagttcgtcaaaaatagttttaccatcttgggcccactttttaaattttctacatgacttttattttatatgaaaaaatttaaaaaaatataaaaaaatacatattttttgatatcgcaaattcaaattttattttgtaattaaaaaaaagagtactaatttttcttctcagtgtatttttttttcaaattaagccaacaatactctataactctttctaacacactttTTCCTTACGAATatataatttttgagatataaattatcaacatttctcttactcaaatcgatacgcccttctcaaaagttacgcttgagtcaaaaaatgaaccatgatgatgtatttgtaaaagttgttggaaattataagcaaattcataaaatttcatgaacatgacggtataacacgacaaacatcttaaaagggattatttactataaaaaagacaataaattagaaatatttttttgaatatttcgagaatagctacatttagaaggagattgataataaccttttttgttttaaatcacatcaggattcataatttgtggctaaaaatgattgttaacatacaaaaattggaactttagaaaaattttaaaaattcgatgttccacaaagtttgtcaaaaatagttttaccatcttggacccattttttaaattttctgcgtgacttctattttgtatgaaaaaatttaaaaaaaattaaaaaatatgtattttggatattgcaaattgaatttttatataaataaatgtaaaaaaattttatgtaaataaaaaaaagagtactatttttttttctcagtgtacattttttcatattcaaccatcaatactctataactctttttaacacactatttcggtacgattcatagtttttgagatataaattatcaaagatttcaaaaaattcccaattgctgtgaaaaactcatatttcctccaacccaaacggaatacacactttcattggaatcaaaaatacaagtttttaaaatctgcatttttaggacgatttcatttggaattgctgctatgcatcatatcaaacgtcaAAAGACGTTCAtaatatttatttgtaacgaagaacataatctattacaacaatttcgatacattctaaaataatatttgaagtgttaaacaagtggattgcataatataattgtgtagttctacgtcgaaaatatgcggtcgtgtcctagatacaaccccttccaattttttttgcaacgtaTTCCATGATTTGACTAATGGAATACGTTGGATTACCGTTATCCATAGTTAATagtttcatcatatgtcccaccaTTTTAATAACTACTATTTGCATATTTATTTTCTAgcgtttagtacattatctgtgttattattatgttttatcacaATAGAACCGttaaacttaaaaagtttttaagatttgtttttatttcggaatgttttcatgatgtattgtattccattggtcaaatcatttcatttgatactgatGATGAtcagattgcaaaaaatacacagtcgaccattttgtgccgGCGACCTTTCtggatttatgttgttcataagtagtttgttctccaagtcaagtccattcatttgatacataTATCCCAGTTATCATTTTTTTAACTAATgttaaatcaagcaaattggatttttcaagataatggaatacatAGTATTATAATgatagcagagataaaggtatattccaaatttcagatcaattattCGAAAGGAACGgagtacataatccgccatttgtGGCGGTGGCCATTttgtatttgcatttttcaaaaaataactgtgttctactagtcaatccctttcatttgatacccatattgatagagttttgagaaaatatgtgatccgccattttgtggcggcggccattttggatttgcatttctcatgaataactgtgttctactagtcaagccctttcatttgatacccatattgatcgggttttgagaaaatatgtgaaccgCCATTATGGATTagaatttctcatgaataattgtgttctactagtcaagtcccttcatttgatacccatgttaatGAGGCTttggaaaaacccatattgatggggttttgagaaaatatgtaatccgccattttgtagcagccgccattttggattttttaaataatgaaatacgcagttttatcatgactgcagagataaaggtgtgttccaaatttcagatcaatcggtcaacaggaagggggtcaaatttcttttaatgtggtaaagcgctacaaacaaacatgttccaaacatacaaacatacaaattacagagcaAGCACCGTTCAATAATTATCCTCAGGCACAATTTTGGCATGAGATTTTTTACACCatctgcaaaaaaaattttttcattttcatagaACACTATATTGTCTGGTTAGTGGACAATGATAGGAGGAATTATAAATGATGAGATAAAAAGTTGGAATAAAGAATCTGTGCTAGTTGCAGATCGTTGTgtgcaaatattttcaaaaatagacATATTACTAGAATGTAAAGAATTCGTGAAGCTCACTAATTATATTTTGCGTCTGCCTGGTAGCACTGgatcagttgaaaaaaaaattgtacgatGAACATCACGTGGGTAATGAAAAAATCGCGACTCAATGTTGGGTCCCTGATAACGAAGAtgattgtgaaacaaaacatcgatctggaatgtgacaaTTTCTCTGGTAAAATTTCTATATATCCTGATGCGCTTTGCAAAGTTTCAAAGTAGGTAAatctaagaatgtttgattgtttggCTTTATTCCCGCTTTTATTCACTCATTCATTAAAATCTTCAGAAAGCTGAATTTAGTTTTTtgcttacgtgtcccgttttaacgtaggattacgtctttcgggaacatattgcggtacaaactgaaaattgaaattggattcatgaaattttggcgtcaatcgatttcggtactccataacattttttttatattgaagaaaataatatatgtcatgaaacttactAACTAActataacaattgaaaaatttcaacccttatcctaaaggaaaatccacttctaattggtcgaaattgacgacacatgcggcggatctctaacagagacatcaaaaccaagctgcctgagggaaatcgacactgtaaacacatgaaagtagggggaacttttgttcctaccgaaatgtattccctaacagagtcatcaaaaccaagctgcctaggggaaatcagcattgcaaatacagtgatagacatttgtttagccgcacttgaaaaaaaaaacttgaaacacttacaaaacaatcaggaatgttcttttgatcgggatacttatttgctgtagtgatagtatatttaagtcactttgattgaaaggacgtgcgtcacaatcacgcacacacaaggcggcatcggtggatataaatattcaaacgtcgttttttcccgagacatacgtttagccgcagggcataaaaatcgagttttcgcatagtCGCCAAACCTTTATCtgtggtttttgaaaaaatacttgggaatgttcaatttacaagataaatattagatgtgcaacgtaagaagttggtcagattagtgatttacgtagaatttgaaGGAATGgggaaaggtattctattgacggaaaaggggcggaaaataataaagatattcagtgaacaaaagttttgtaatcgctcgatcgtaacaaaaattggtctatctgagaaagtggtacggaatatCTTTTAATGGGAAACAAATGggaacaaatgggaacaccaaagttactttgcgtcttaaaggtcgaataagacacgaagcaaccaagaaACGATGTTCTGCTCATATATTGaagcagaatcggttgttccagtaacgaagaggcatattg
Protein-coding sequences here:
- the LOC129762420 gene encoding NADH dehydrogenase [ubiquinone] 1 subunit C2 produces the protein MYGGKAPLEVLSGANTKTWLQDKYAPIAGGFFGFGGMCYANWGTGRPFLSGIQRHVVATVGLAALAMMVDKWRNAYFAEKDATLRHYIELHPEDFPTPERKKFAEVFEYWQPIR